CTACAACCTGTCCCTGTCGGAGCTCGCCGAGCAGTCCGGCGTCGCCAAGTCGATCATCAGCCAGATCGAGCGCAACGAGACCAATCCGACGCTGGCCACGATCTGGCGGCTGTCCCAGGCGCTCGACATCTCGATCGACCGCGTCCTCGCCAGCGGCGAGGACGAGCCGTTCCTGGAGAAGGCGACGCGCATCGACACGCCGGTGGTGATGTCCGATGACGGCAAGTGCCGCCTGGCGATCATCGGCTGGATCAAGACCGTCGAATGGCTGCAATGGTACGACTTCTACGCCGAACCCGGCGGCGTGCTGGAGAGCGACCCGCACCAGCGCGGCTCGATCGAGAGCCTGTCGGTCCTCTCCGGCACGGTGGAGGTCGATGTCGGCGGCCTGGTCGAGCAGGCGGCGGCCGGCGAGACGCTGCGCTATCGCTGCGATCGCCCGCACGCCATCCGCGTCGTGGGACCCGAGCCGGTGCACGCCACCATGGTCTGCATCATGAAGGCGGCGGTGATGGAATAGCGGGGCGCGGCGAGGCTTGCCGCGCCCGTCCGGCTTGGCCGATCAGGCGCTCCAGGCGACCGCGGTCTGGCGCTGGCTGCCGAGCTTCTCGATGCCGAGCGTCATCACGTCGCCGGGCTTGACGTAGAGCGGCGGCTTCATCCCCATGCCGACGCCGGGCGGCGTGCCCGTCGTGATGACGTCGCCGGGCTGGAGCAGCATGAACTGCGAGATATAGGAGACGATGGTGGCGACGCCGAACACCATGGTCCGGGTCGAGCCGGTCTGCATGCGCTTGCCGTTGACGTCGAGCCACATGGAGAGGGCCTGCACGTCGCCCACCTCGTCCGGCGTCACCAGCCAGGGGCCGAGGGGACCGAAAGTCGGACAGCCCTTGCCCTTCATCCACTGGCCCGAGCGCTCGGTTTGATAGGCGCGCTCGGAGACGTCGTTGCAGATGCAGAATCCGGCGACATGGGCGAGCGCGTCCTTCTCCTCGATATAGGAGGCGCGGCTGCCGATGACGATGGCGAGCTCGACTTCCCAGTCCGTCTTCTCCGAGCCGCGGGGGATGACCACGTCGTCGTTCGGGCCGACGACGCAGGACGGCGCCTTGTTGAACAGCACCGGCTCCTTCGGCACCGGCAGGTTGCTCTCGGCCGCGTGGTCGGCATAGTTCAGGCCGACCGCGATGAAGTTGCCGGGCCTGGGCACGCAGGAGCCGTAGCGCGGCTCGCCGGAGACCAGCGGCAGCGACGCCGGGGAGAGGCCGGCGAGCCGGGCCAGCGAAGCCGGCGACAGCGCCTCGCCCGTGAAGTCGGCGACGTGGCCGGACAG
This is a stretch of genomic DNA from Labrys wisconsinensis. It encodes these proteins:
- a CDS encoding fumarylacetoacetate hydrolase family protein, whose protein sequence is MKLVRYGNPGQEKPGLIDGEGGIRDLSGHVADFTGEALSPASLARLAGLSPASLPLVSGEPRYGSCVPRPGNFIAVGLNYADHAAESNLPVPKEPVLFNKAPSCVVGPNDDVVIPRGSEKTDWEVELAIVIGSRASYIEEKDALAHVAGFCICNDVSERAYQTERSGQWMKGKGCPTFGPLGPWLVTPDEVGDVQALSMWLDVNGKRMQTGSTRTMVFGVATIVSYISQFMLLQPGDVITTGTPPGVGMGMKPPLYVKPGDVMTLGIEKLGSQRQTAVAWSA
- a CDS encoding helix-turn-helix domain-containing protein, whose product is MSGADRRADLDAGALVVSGQLGKTIQRLRKAYNLSLSELAEQSGVAKSIISQIERNETNPTLATIWRLSQALDISIDRVLASGEDEPFLEKATRIDTPVVMSDDGKCRLAIIGWIKTVEWLQWYDFYAEPGGVLESDPHQRGSIESLSVLSGTVEVDVGGLVEQAAAGETLRYRCDRPHAIRVVGPEPVHATMVCIMKAAVME